The following DNA comes from Poecile atricapillus isolate bPoeAtr1 chromosome 30, bPoeAtr1.hap1, whole genome shotgun sequence.
ACGGGTCAGCATGGGTTGACATGGGTCAGCATGGGTCAATGTGGGTCAACACGGGTCAACACAGGTCAACACAGGTCAACATGGGTCAACATGAGTCAACATGGGTCAGCGCGGGTCAGCGTGGGTCAGCACGGGTCAACACGGGTCAGCATGGGTCAGCATGGGTCGATGTGGGTCAACCCGGGTCAATGTGGGTCAACATGGGTCAGACCAACACCACTCAACATGGAGAGATGGAGTGACCCAGGTCAACATGGGTCAACACAGGTCAACATGGGTCAGCATGGGTCAGCACGGGTCAGCACGGGTCAGCATGGGTCAGCATGGGTCAGCACGGGTCAACACGGGTCAGCATGGGTCAGCGTGGGTCAGCACGGGTCAGCATGGGTCAGCACGGGTCAGCACGGGTCAGCATGGGTCAGCATGGGTCAGCACGGGTCAGCATGGGTCAGTGAGGGTCAGCACGGGTCAGAGTGGGTCAGCACAGGTCAGCACGGGTCAGCATGGGTCAGCATGGGTCAGCATGGGTCAACACAGGTCAACATGGGTCAGCACAGGTCAGCATGGGTCAGCATGGGTCAGCATGGGTCAGCATGGGTCAGCATGGGTCAACACAGGTCAACATGGGTCAGCACAGGTCAGCATGGGTCAACATGGGTCAGCATGGGTCAGCATGGGTCAGCATGGGTCAACATGGGTCAACATGGGTCAGCACAGGTCAGCATGGGTCAGCATGGGTCAGCATGGGTCAACACGGGTCAGCAtgggtcagtgtgggtcagCATGGGTCAACATGGGTTGACATGGGTTGACATGGGTCAGCAtgggtcagtgtgggtcagCATGGGTCAACACAGGTCAACACGGGTCAACATGGGTCAGCATGGGTCAGCATGGGTCAGCATGGGTCAGCATGGGTCAGTGTGGGTCAACACAGGTCAACATGGGTCAACACAGGTCAACATGGGTCAGCATGGGTCAGCATGGGTCAGCGTGGGTCAACACGGGTCAGCATGGGTCAGCGTGGGTCAGCACGGGTCAGCAtgggtcagtgtgggtcagCATGGGTCAGCATGGGTCAGCACGGGTCAGCATGGGTCAGCATGGGTCAGCGTGGGTCAGCACGGGTCAGTATGGGTCAGCACGGGTCAGCATGGGTCAACATGGGTTGACATGGGTTGACATGGGTCAGCATGGGTCAGACCAACACCAGTCAACATGGAGAGATGGAGTGACCGAGGTCAGCATGGGTCAGCATGGGTCAACATAGATGGACATGGACCATCATGGATTAAGAGGAGTCAAGATGGGTCCACATGGATGGACATGGAGCAACACAGAGCAACACGGAGCAACACGGAGCAACATGGACCAACATGGACCATCATGGACCATCATGAACCATCAGGGACCATCATGGACCATCATGGACCAACACAGACCAACACGGACCATCATGGACCAACATGGACCATCATGGACCATCATGAACCATCAGGGACCAACATGGACCAACATAGACCATCATGGACCATCATGGACCATCACGGACCATTACGGACCAACACGGACCATCATGGACCAACATGGACCAACACGGACCAACATGGACCAACATGGACCATCATGGACCATCATGGACCATCATGGACCATCATGGACCAACATGGACCAACACGGACCATCATGGACCATCATGGACCATCATGGACCATCATGGACCAACATGGACCAAGAGGAGTTGACGTGGGTCAACATGGGTCCACATGGATGGACATGGACCATCATGGATCAAGAGGAGTTAAGATGGGTCGACGTGGATGGACACGAAGCAACATGGACCAACACAGACCATCATGGACCATCACGGATCAACACGGACCATCATGGACCAACACGGACCAACATGGACCATCATAGACCATCATGGACCTTCATGGACCAACATGGACCATCATGGACCATCATGGACCACCATGGACCATCATGGACCATCATGGACCAAGAGGAGTTGACGTGGGTCAACATGGGTCCACATGGATGGACATGGACTAACATGGACCAACATGGGCCAACATGGACCAACGTGGATGATCATAGACCATCATGGACCATCATGGACCATCATGGACCAACATGGATGATCATGGACCAACACAGACCAACATGGACCAACATGGACCATCATGGACCAACATGGACCAAGATGGACCAACACGGACCAACATGGACCATCATGGACCAACATGGACCAACACGGACCAACATGGACCAACATGGACCAACATGGACCATCATGGACCATCATGGACCATCATGGACCAACATGGACCATCATGGACCATCATGGACGATCATGGACCATCATGGACCAACATGGACCACCATGGACCATCATGGACCATCATGGACCATCATGGACCAAGGAACATGGGGGAGCTCAGCCTGACACAGGCCAAGAGGGGCCGGTTTGACCCTCTGGGGTCTCTGTGGATCcctgggggatctggggggacTTTGGGGTCCCGGTGAGGATTCCTGGGGGTGTccatgaggattttggggtcccggtgAGGATTCTTGGGGGGGGTccatggggattttggggtcccggtgAGGATTCCGGGGGGGTccatgaggattttggggtcccggtgaggatttttggggggtccatggggattttggggtcccggtgaggatttttggggggtccatggggattttggggtcccggtgaggatttttggggggtctttggGACCATTGGGGTCCCAGTGAGGATTCCTGGGGGCGTccatgaggattttggggtcccggtgaggatttttggggtccctgtgagGATTCCTGGGGGGCCCATGGGACCTTTGGGGTCCCggtgaggatttttgggggggtccatggggattttggggtcccggtgaggatttttgggggggtccatgaggattttggggtcccggtgAGGATACTTGGGGGGGGTccatggggattttggggtccccgtggggatttttgggggggtctggggggattttggggtcccggtgAGGATTCCTGGGGGTGTccatgaggattttggggtcccggtgAGGATTccgggggggtctggggggaacTTTGGGGTCCCggtgaggatttttgggggtgtccacgaggattttggggtcccggtgaggatttttggggggtctttggggattttggggtcccggtgAGGATTCCGGGGGGGTccatggggattttggggtcccggtgaggatttttggggggtccatggggattttggggtcccggtgAGGATTccgggggggtctggggggaacTTTGGGGTCCCGGTGAGGATTCCTGGGGGTGTccatgaggattttggggtcccggtgaggatttttggggggtctttgggacatttggggtccctgtgagGATTCTTGGGGGGTccatggggattttggggtcccggtgaggatttttggggggtccatgaggattttggggtcccggtaaggatttttggggggtctttggGACCATTGGGGTCCCGGTGAGGATTCCTGGGGGCGTccatgaggattttggggtcctggtgaggatttttggggggtctttggggattttggggtcccggtgaggatttttggggtccctgtgagGATTCCTGGGGGGGTccatggggattttggggtcccggtgaggatttttggggggtctttggggattttggggtcccagggaggatttttggggggtccatggggattttggggtcccggtgaggatttttggggggtccacggggattttggggtcccggtgAGGATTATTGGGGGGTccatggggattttggggtcccggtgaggatttttggggggtccatggggattttggggtcctggtgaggatttttggggggtccatggggattttggggtccccgtgAGGATCCCGCTCCCGGGGTTCCCTATGGACGATCCGGAACCTCCGGCCCACCAGGGGGCGCCATCCGTCCCGCGGCCTCTCCTCCCGTCTCTATGGCTGAAGGGGGGCGCTCTGGGCCCTCTCGATGATCCACACTCGCTTCCGGTCTGGTCTAGCGGAAGTGACGTCAgagagcggcggcggcgggagcagGAGCGaggtgtgggggaggggccgggggggggtcctgggggtttttggggtgggggaggggaaagggtgGGGTCGGGAGATCCCGAGGGGTCCCGGGAGGGTGGGAAATTGGCTCGGGTGGCGCCGGCTGTCGTGACAGGTCGGCGACATCCCGCCCGGTGTCCCTCGGGGCCCCGCGGTGACGTCACACGGGGTGTCCCCCATCAATGTCCCCGGGCCCTGGTGACGTCACacggggtgtccccagcccccgtTCCCGTAGAATGTCCCCAACCCCGTCTCTCTGCAGGTACCGCCAGCCTCGCCGCTGTCCcgctgtcccggtgtcccggtgtgtTCCGGTGTGACCCGGTGTGTCCCGCtgcccggtgtcccggtgtccccctgtcccgctgtccccctgtcccactgtcccgCTGTCGCGCTGTCCCGGTGTCCTGGTGACCCGGTGTCCCactgtcccggtgtccccgtgtcccctgtaaccccaccgtgtcccctggtgtccccagagtccctgtgtccccgtgtccctgtgtccccagtgtccccagtgtccccggtgtccccgtgtcccctgtaACCCacagtgtccccgtgtccctgtgtccacagtgtccccgtgtccccggtgtccctggtgtcccctggtgtccccgtgtccccagtgtcccagtgtTCCCTGGTGaccccagtgtccccggtgtccaCTCTatccccaccctgtcccagtgtcccagtgtcccctgtaTCCccggtgtccctggtgtccccggTCCCCTGTAACCCaaccgtgtccctgtgtcctcagtgtccccagtgtcccctctaacctgtgtcccctcattccccaccgtgtcccctctATCCCCAtagtgtcccctgtgtcccctcactcCTCACTGTGACCTCTCATTCTccactgtgtccccagtgtccgcagtgtccctgtgtccccggtgtcccctggtgtccccagtgtccctgtgtcccccgttgtcccctggtgtcccctggtgtcccctggtgtccccgttgtccccgtgtccccgtggcCATGCCCGAGGCCGTGCACTACATCCACCTGCAGAACTTCAGCCGCTCTCTGCTGGAGACGCTCAACGGGCAGCGCGTGGCCGGCCAGTTCTGCGACGTCACCGTGCGCATCCGCGAGGCCTCGCTGCGCGCCCACCGCTGCGTGCTGGCCGCCGGCAGCCCCTTCTTCCACGAtaagctgctgctgggccactCGGCCATCGAGGTGCCGCCCGTGGTGCCCTCGGCGGCCGTGCGCCAGCTGGTGGAGTTCCTCTACAGCGGCAGCCTGGTGGTGGCCCAGTCCGAGGCGCTGCACATCCTGACGGCCGCCTCGGTGCTGCAGATCAAGACGGTCATCGACGAGTGCACGCAGATCATCTCGCAgggccgcggccccgccgcgctgCCCCTGCCACACAaagcgccggggccgccgccggtgccgccgccgGAGCTCGAGGGGCTGGCGGAGCCGGCGCCCGGCGGCCACAGCCGCAAGCAGCGGCAGCCGCTGCGCCTGGCGCCGGCGCTCAAGGAGGAGCGCCGGGacttggaggaggaggaggaggaggaggaggaggagggagaggatgaAGAGGGGCCTCAGGAAGGTGTTGGCCCGCCAGGTGTGGCCCCTCCGCCCTTCCCCACCGCGGACCCCCCGTTTTTTGGTGCCCCCGAGGTTTTCCCCGACGCTTTCCTGCCGCCCTGGCCCGGCGAcgacggcggcggcggcgccttCGGGCCCGAGCGCGGCCGGGAGGCGCCGGTGGGGGACGGCTTCGGGTTTGGGgctcccccagctctggcacCGCCCTATGAGGGGGGCATGGAGGGGGGGACTGTCCCCATGGCCCCCCCGGCGCCCTCGGCCGGGCCCCACCGTGGCCCCCAGCCCCCCTACCAGTGCAGCCATTGCCAGAAGAGCTTCAGCTCCCGCAAGAACTACACCAAGCACATGTTCATCCACTCAGGTGAGCCgcgctggggaggggtcctggtgacacacctggggctggTGGTGACACTCCTGGGGCTGGTGGTGACACGTGTGGGTCTCATGGTGACACTTCTGGGGCTGGTGGTGACACTCCTGGGGCTGGTGGTGACACGTGTGGGTCTATGGTGACACACGTGGGTCTGGTGGTGACACACCTGGGTCTCGTGGTGACACACCAGGGTCTCATGGTGACACGTGTGGGTCTGGTGGTGACACATCAGGGTCCGGTGGTGACACCTGGGTCTCGTGGTGACGCACCTGGGTCTGGTGGTGACACACGTGGGTCTCATGGTGACACACCAGAGTCTGGTGGTGACACACATGGGTCTGGTGGTGACACACCGGGGTCTCGTGGTGACACGCGTGGGTCTCATGGTGACACACATGGGTCTCGTGGTGACATACATGGGTCTCATGGTGACACACCTGGGTCTGGTGGTGACACACCAGGGTCTCGTGGTGACACACCAGGGTCTCGTGGTGACACACCTGGGTCTGGTGGTGACACACCAGGGTCTCGTGGTGACACACCAGGGTCTGGTGGTGACACACCAGGGTCTCATGGTGACACACGTGGGTCTCGTGGTGACACACGTGGGTCTCGTGGTGACAGGTGTGGGTCTCATGGTGACACACGTGGGTCTCATGGTGACACGTGTGGGTCTCATGGTGACAGACATGGGTCTGGTGGTGACACACAGTGGTGtcctgcatccatccctgctgaccTGGATCAATCCCTTGGTGTCCTGCCAGTTGAGTCCCATTGACCCACACTGGCCTGTGCTGACCAGTGCTGACCAGTGCTGACCTTTGCTGACCAGTGCTGACCAGTGCTGACCAGTGCTGAccagggctgtcctgtgctgacCAGTGCTGGCCTGTGCTGACCAGTGCTGGCCTGTGCTGACCAGTGCTGACCAGTGGTGGCCTGTGCTGACCAGTGCTGACCAGTGCTGACCCGTGCTGACCAGTGCTGACCTGTGCTGACCAGTGCTGACCAGTGCTGGCCTGTGCTGACCAGCGCTGAACAGTGCTGACCAGTGCTGGCCTTTGCTGGCCTGTGCTGACCAGTGCTGGCCTTTGCTGGCCTGTGCTGACCAGTGTTGACCAGTGCTGACCCACGTTGGTCTGTATTGACCAGTGTTGACCCACATTGGCCTCTACTGACCCACGTTTGCCCACGCTGGCCAATGCTGGCCCACATTGGTCTGCACCGACCCATGCTGGCCTCTGCTGGAGGCTTCACTGGCCCAGTGCTGACCCATGGTGGCCCCTGCTGATCCACACTGACCCCTCTTGGTCATTTTCACTCGTGTCTCTCCATGTCCATCCGTTTTGGCCTGGCTGGGTCCGTGATGTCCCAGGTCACTCTGTGCTGACCCGCTGCTCACCTGGCTTCACCCACGTTGACCCGTGGTGGCCCCGGTCATCTGCCGGTGCTCCGTGTTGAGCTACGGTGACCCGTGGTGGCCCCGATCAACTGCCGGTGCTCCACCTTGAGCTACGGTGACCCGTGGTGGTCCCGGTCAACGGCCGGTGCTCCACGTTGAGCTACGGTGACCCGTGGTGGCCCTGGTCAAGTGCCCGTGCTTCACGTTGAGCTATGGTGACCCGTGGTGGCCCCGGTCAAGTGCCGGTGCTCTGTGTTGAGCTACGGTGACCCGTGGTGGCCCTGGTCATCTGCCGGTGCTCCATGTTGAGCTACGGTGACCCGTGGTGGCCCCGGTCAAGTGCCCGTGCTCCACGTTGAGCTACAGTGACCCGTGGTGGCCCCGGTGAACTGCCGGTGCTCCACGTTGAGCTACGGTGATCCGTGGTGGCCCCAGTCAACTGTCGGTGCTCCATGTTGAGCTACGGTGACCCATGGTGGCCCTGGTCAAGTGCCGGTGCTCCTCGTTGAGCTACAGTGATCGGTGGTGGCCCCAGTCAACTGCCGGTGCTCCACGTTGGGCTACGGTGACCCGTGGTGGCCCCGGTCAAGTGCCGGTGCTCCACGTTGAGCTACGGTGATCGGTGGTGGCCCCGGTCAACTGTCGGTGCTCCACGTTGAGCTACGGTGACCCGTGGTGGCCCCGGTCATCTGCCGGTGCTCCACATTGAGCTACGGTGATCGGTGGTGGCCCTGGTCAACTGCCGGTGCTCCGCGTTGGGCTACGGTGATCCGTGGTGGCCCTGGTCAAGTGCCGGTGCTCCACCTTGAGCTACGGTGACCCGTGGTGGCCCTGGTCAAGTGCCTGTGCTCCTCGTTGAGCTACGGTGACCCGTGGTGACCCCGGTGAACTGCTGGTGCTCCACGTTGAGCTACGGTGATTGGTGGTGGCCCTGGTCATCTGCCGGTGCTCCACGTTGAGCTATGGTGACCCGTGGTGGCCCCGGTCAACTGTCGGTGCTCCGTGTTGAGCTACGGTGACCCATGGTGGCCCTGGTCAAGTGCCGGTGCTCCACGTTGAGCTACGGTGATCGGTGGTGGCCCTGGTCAAGTGCCCGTGCTCCACGTTGAGCTACGGTGATCGGTGGTGGCCCTGGTCAAGTGCCCGTGCTCCACGTTGAGCTACGGTGACCCGTGGTGGCCCCGGTCAACTGCTGGTGCTCTGTGTTGAGCTATGGTGATCCATGGTGGCCCTGGTCAAGTGCTGGTGCTCCACGTTGAGCTACGGTGACCCGTGGTGGCCCCGGTCAACTGCCGGTGCTCCGCGTTGAGCTACGGTGACCCGTGGTGGCCCTGGTCAACTGCCGGTGCTCCACGTTGAGCTACGGTGACCCGTGGTGGCCCCGGTCAAGTGCCCGTGCTCCACGTTGAGCTACGGTGATCCGTGGTGGCCCCGGTCAACTGCCGGTGCTCCACCTTGAGCTACGGTGACCCGTGGTGGCCCCGGTCAACTGCCGGTGCTCCACGTTGAGCTACGGTGGTCGGTGGTGGCCCTGGTCAACTGCCGGTGCTCCGCGTTGAGTTACGGTGATCCGTGGTGGCCCCGGTCAACTGTCGGTGCTCCAAGTTGGGCTACAGTGACCTGTGGTGGCCCTGGTCAACTGCCGGTGCTCCACGTTGAGCTACGGTGATCCGTGGTGGCCCCGGTCAAGTGCCCGTGCTCCACGTTGAGCTACGGTGATCCGTGGTGGCCCCGGTCAACTGCCGGTGCTCCACGTTGAGCTACGGTGACCCGTGGTGGCCCCGGTCAAGTGCTGGTGCTCCACGTTGAGCTACGGTGATCCGTGGTGGCCCCGGTCAACTGTCGGTGCTCCACGTTGAGCTACGGTGATTGGTGGTGGCCCTGGTCATCTGCCGGTGCTCCACCTTGAGCTACGGTGACCCGTGGTGGCCCCGGTCAACTGCTGGTGCTCCGTGTTGAGCTACGGTGATCGGTGGTGGCCCTGGTCAACTGCCGGTGCTCCGCGTTGAGCTACAGTGACCCGTGGTGGCCCACATCAATCCATGGTGACTCATATTGATTGATCCATGCTGATCGATCCATTGGTCCATCTCTATCAATCCACATTGAACCATCTGGACTCTGTTGACTTCCGTTGACTTGGGTTGATCCTTGTTGACCCACGTTGATCGGTGTTGGCCCAAATTGACTTGTATTGATCCATGTTGGCCAGGATTGATCCATGTTGGCCACTATTGATCCATGTTGGCCAGTATTGATCCATGTTGGCCCATCTTGATCCATGTTGGCCAGGATTGATCCATGTTGGCCAGGATTGATCCGTGTTGGCCAGGATTGATCCGTGTTGGCCCGTATTGATCCATGTTGGCCAGGATTGATCCATGTTGGCCAGTATTGATCCGTGTTGGCCAGTATTGATCCATGTTGGCCCATCTTGATCCGTGTTGGCCAGGATTAATCCATGTTGGCCCATCTTGATCCATGTTGGCCAGTATTGATCCATGTTGGCCAGGATTGATCCGTGTTGGCCAGGATTGATCCATGTTGGCCAGGATTGATCCATGTTGGCCCATATTGATCCATGTTGGCCAGTATTGATCCATGTTGGCCAGTATTGATCCGTGTTGGCCAGTATTGATCCATGTTGGCCCATCTTGATCCATGTTGGCCACTA
Coding sequences within:
- the LOC131589805 gene encoding foot protein 1 variant 2-like, with amino-acid sequence MDQHGPSWTIMNHQGPSWTIMDQHRPTRTIMDQHGPSWTIMNHQGPTWTNIDHHGPSWTITDHYGPTRTIMDQHGPTRTNMDQHGPSWTIMDHHGPSWTNMDQHGPSWTIMDHHGPSWTNMDQEELTWVNMGPHGWTWTIMDQEELRWVDVDGHEATWTNTDHHGPSRINTDHHGPTRTNMDHHRPSWTFMDQHGPSWTIMDHHGPSWTIMDQEELTWVNMGPHGWTWTNMDQHGPTWTNVDDHRPSWTIMDHHGPTWMIMDQHRPTWTNMDHHGPTWTKMDQHGPTWTIMDQHGPTRTNMDQHGPTWTIMDHHGPSWTNMDHHGPSWTIMDHHGPTWTTMDHHGPSWTIMDQGTWGSSA
- the ZBTB45 gene encoding zinc finger and BTB domain-containing protein 45, encoding MPEAVHYIHLQNFSRSLLETLNGQRVAGQFCDVTVRIREASLRAHRCVLAAGSPFFHDKLLLGHSAIEVPPVVPSAAVRQLVEFLYSGSLVVAQSEALHILTAASVLQIKTVIDECTQIISQGRGPAALPLPHKAPGPPPVPPPELEGLAEPAPGGHSRKQRQPLRLAPALKEERRDLEEEEEEEEEEGEDEEGPQEGVGPPGVAPPPFPTADPPFFGAPEVFPDAFLPPWPGDDGGGGAFGPERGREAPVGDGFGFGAPPALAPPYEGGMEGGTVPMAPPAPSAGPHRGPQPPYQCSHCQKSFSSRKNYTKHMFIHSGEKPHQCSICWRSFSLRDYLLKHMVTHTGVRAFQCGVCCKRFTQKSSLNVHMRTHRPERFQCRLCTKGFSHRTLLERHAAASHPVPPPGPPPGPPPGLPPGLPPGLPPGPPPGPPPGPPLGQPAEPGLGTWPGPDAGGAGPTHTA